From a single Streptomyces liliifuscus genomic region:
- a CDS encoding glycogen debranching N-terminal domain-containing protein produces MPLPTQSSTQHDNHPLLRRPAQPPITPGSATTQKAPLSLPNATGNLPPAHNALICVALPGLAISTEHGQLTGQGLEGFYRAGRRMLSRCRLRVAGREPLAIQARMIAADQARFVATLSLSADGGPDPDVIVERTRYADGTERITLRSAAHRHLRLPVEVSLGTDLAELGAVASGRAGPDLPASVHDSGMRWSCATGHSVVTANPPPSDALASAGLLRWELELPPGDTRSVELRVRPTGAGPIRAVARAATSPIAPARAVSDDPRVQALLRTSIEDLQALLLRDPVHPSDNHLAAGAPWRCGMAPAEALAAARMTLPLGTRLAAGTLRTLARTQLVGAGPRSGLLPGPRRHAGTHLPPSCTGEEATLLFPVVLAEARRWGLPEQETEELLPVAERCLQWLRTAVGDGTYLSDPRPGGPWRCETQAHAHRAALLGADLLDAYGRGGGPELRGWARGMRAAFQEDFWIEDRGGGRPAAARLSDGRIVPHLGAASVHLLDTGLLGVGAPAQGLLDKVQTEQLARLLGGPAMDSGWGLRSLGAKEAAYNPFGHRGGAVRVHETAVAVAGLAAAGYEKEASSLLRGVLSAAEAFGHRLPEMYAGEQRTEVGAPLPHPAACRPAATAAAAGVLLLTTLAGIRPDAPAGTVTLRPVRGAPLGEIGLTGLRVAGAPFSVRVSRLGLAMVEEAADGLQLGV; encoded by the coding sequence ATGCCCCTGCCCACCCAGTCCTCCACTCAGCACGACAATCACCCTCTGCTCCGCAGGCCAGCACAACCCCCCATAACACCCGGCAGTGCCACAACCCAGAAGGCACCCCTGTCCCTGCCGAACGCGACAGGGAATCTGCCTCCCGCGCACAACGCGCTGATCTGCGTCGCGCTGCCCGGGCTTGCGATCTCCACGGAGCACGGCCAGCTGACCGGGCAGGGGCTGGAGGGCTTCTACCGCGCGGGCCGACGCATGCTCTCCCGATGTCGACTGCGCGTCGCGGGGCGGGAGCCTCTCGCGATCCAGGCCCGGATGATCGCGGCCGACCAGGCCCGTTTCGTGGCGACGCTGAGCCTGTCCGCCGACGGCGGCCCCGACCCGGACGTCATCGTCGAACGGACGCGATACGCGGACGGCACCGAGCGGATCACCCTGCGCAGCGCGGCCCACCGGCATCTGCGCCTGCCCGTCGAGGTGTCGCTCGGCACGGACCTGGCGGAACTGGGCGCGGTCGCCTCCGGGCGGGCCGGTCCCGACCTGCCCGCCAGCGTTCACGACTCGGGCATGCGGTGGTCCTGCGCCACCGGGCACTCCGTCGTTACGGCCAACCCGCCGCCCTCGGACGCGCTGGCCTCCGCGGGGCTGCTCCGATGGGAGCTCGAACTGCCACCCGGCGACACCCGAAGCGTGGAGCTGAGGGTACGGCCGACAGGTGCGGGTCCCATCCGGGCCGTCGCGCGCGCTGCCACGAGCCCGATTGCCCCGGCACGGGCCGTGAGCGACGACCCGAGGGTCCAGGCGCTCCTGCGCACGAGCATCGAGGACCTCCAGGCCCTTCTGCTGCGTGACCCCGTGCATCCGTCCGACAACCACCTCGCGGCCGGCGCGCCTTGGCGTTGCGGCATGGCACCGGCCGAGGCGCTGGCGGCGGCGCGCATGACCCTGCCGCTGGGCACGCGACTCGCCGCGGGCACCCTGCGCACCCTCGCGCGCACCCAACTGGTGGGCGCGGGGCCGCGATCTGGGCTGCTCCCCGGGCCGCGACGGCACGCCGGTACGCATCTGCCGCCGAGCTGCACGGGCGAAGAGGCGACCCTCCTGTTCCCCGTCGTTCTCGCGGAGGCCAGGCGCTGGGGGCTCCCTGAACAGGAGACCGAGGAACTGCTTCCTGTGGCCGAGCGCTGCCTGCAGTGGCTGCGGACGGCGGTCGGCGACGGTACGTATCTGTCCGACCCACGCCCCGGCGGACCGTGGCGCTGCGAGACCCAGGCGCATGCTCACCGGGCCGCGCTGCTGGGCGCCGATCTCCTCGACGCGTACGGCAGGGGAGGTGGCCCCGAGTTGCGGGGGTGGGCTCGCGGAATGAGGGCCGCGTTCCAGGAGGACTTCTGGATCGAGGACAGGGGAGGCGGCAGACCGGCCGCGGCCCGTCTGTCGGACGGGCGGATCGTGCCGCACCTAGGCGCGGCCAGTGTGCACCTCCTCGACACCGGGCTGCTCGGCGTGGGCGCTCCAGCCCAGGGGCTGCTCGACAAGGTGCAGACGGAACAGCTGGCGCGGCTGCTCGGCGGGCCCGCCATGGACTCGGGCTGGGGACTGCGCAGCCTCGGCGCGAAGGAGGCGGCGTACAACCCGTTCGGGCATCGAGGCGGGGCCGTGCGGGTCCACGAGACGGCTGTCGCCGTCGCGGGACTAGCCGCAGCGGGCTACGAGAAGGAGGCGAGCTCACTCCTGCGGGGCGTGCTGTCGGCAGCCGAGGCCTTCGGGCACCGGCTCCCGGAGATGTACGCGGGGGAGCAGCGGACGGAAGTCGGTGCCCCGCTGCCGCATCCGGCGGCCTGCCGACCCGCGGCCACGGCCGCGGCCGCCGGAGTCCTTCTGCTCACCACCCTCGCCGGAATCCGTCCGGACGCCCCTGCCGGGACGGTGACGCTGCGGCCGGTCCGTGGCGCGCCCCTGGGCGAGATCGGCCTGACCGGCCTGCGCGTCGCGGGCGCCCCCTTCTCCGTACGCGTCAGCAGGCTCGGTCTCGCCATGGTCGAGGAGGCCGCCGACGGGCTCCAGCTGGGCGTGTGA
- a CDS encoding DUF4192 domain-containing protein yields the protein MDGPGSSGRGPGSGGHGSASGGHGSGPGARGAGRGGESSVGPAHGASGVPFAEHQVTLRTPAELADALPYLLGYRPEDSIVLAALHDRDGRGRFGGRARLGIPANADDWASVARQLTEGLVKGSERRGAHPESMVAFLCQDPRGGESARDVMERLRPLAQFLRRACGALDVPVIEALCISDGRFWSYCCPSEQCCPSDGTPMGLPGTSVLAAAATYAGLQVRGSLREFRARLIPWETAAALEQESALNAVSMALIPRILDDESRTAVATETLDLAHRVMRRFADSTSAAGVPGVPGVSAVSPASALSGAAGVSGALSADLRDDELLGHDEAATLILGLQDRTTRDRAAEWMEGDEAGPALRLWRALARRCVGPYGEHAAAPLTLVGWVAWSSGDELEAREALAMALGADPGYLFARLLHQACNEGLDPESIRRCLRKERVDRADAEVIASLASSEHSESPVYADGPSGPASTSSTRAASRRRRKPRSTGSAVSRPGSRPSGSAGMRRPRSSADDSPAPEAPTRAGDSTGGATRSRRGAGRHGTKQGET from the coding sequence GTGGACGGTCCAGGTAGCAGTGGGCGTGGTCCAGGAAGCGGAGGACATGGCTCGGCGAGCGGAGGGCACGGCTCGGGACCGGGTGCACGGGGTGCGGGCCGTGGAGGTGAGAGCAGTGTCGGCCCCGCGCACGGCGCGTCCGGTGTCCCGTTCGCCGAGCATCAGGTCACACTCCGCACTCCCGCCGAACTGGCAGACGCGCTGCCGTACCTGCTCGGATACCGGCCCGAGGACAGCATCGTGCTCGCCGCCCTGCACGACAGGGACGGGCGTGGCAGGTTCGGCGGACGGGCCCGGCTTGGTATCCCGGCCAACGCGGACGACTGGGCGTCCGTCGCCCGACAGTTGACCGAAGGACTTGTGAAGGGCAGTGAACGCAGGGGCGCGCACCCCGAGAGCATGGTCGCCTTCCTCTGCCAAGACCCCAGGGGCGGAGAGTCGGCCCGGGATGTCATGGAACGACTGCGCCCACTCGCGCAGTTTCTGCGCAGGGCCTGCGGTGCCCTGGACGTGCCCGTCATCGAGGCACTGTGCATCTCGGACGGTCGCTTCTGGTCGTACTGCTGCCCCAGTGAGCAGTGCTGTCCGTCCGACGGGACACCCATGGGGCTGCCCGGCACGTCCGTGCTGGCCGCGGCGGCCACCTACGCCGGTCTTCAGGTTCGGGGATCCCTGCGGGAGTTCAGGGCGAGGCTCATTCCGTGGGAAACCGCGGCCGCACTGGAGCAGGAGTCCGCGCTCAACGCGGTGAGCATGGCGCTGATCCCCCGAATCCTGGACGACGAGAGCCGCACAGCTGTGGCGACCGAGACCTTGGACCTGGCTCATCGGGTCATGCGCCGATTCGCCGACTCCACGTCTGCGGCGGGCGTACCGGGTGTGCCCGGTGTGTCTGCTGTATCTCCCGCATCTGCTTTGTCTGGTGCGGCAGGTGTGTCCGGTGCCCTGTCTGCGGATCTCCGGGACGACGAACTCCTGGGCCACGACGAGGCAGCCACTTTGATCCTCGGCCTCCAGGACCGCACTACGCGCGACCGGGCGGCGGAGTGGATGGAAGGCGACGAGGCCGGCCCCGCCCTGCGCCTCTGGCGGGCTCTGGCCCGACGCTGTGTCGGCCCGTACGGCGAGCATGCCGCGGCGCCGCTCACCCTCGTGGGATGGGTTGCTTGGTCCTCCGGTGACGAACTGGAAGCCCGCGAAGCCCTGGCGATGGCCCTCGGAGCGGATCCGGGATACCTGTTCGCCCGCCTTCTCCACCAGGCGTGCAATGAGGGCCTGGACCCGGAGTCGATCCGCCGCTGCCTCCGTAAGGAGCGTGTGGACCGTGCCGACGCGGAGGTGATCGCGTCCTTGGCGTCCTCGGAGCACTCAGAGTCCCCGGTCTACGCCGATGGGCCGTCCGGGCCCGCCTCGACATCGTCCACCCGGGCGGCTTCCCGTCGCCGACGCAAGCCGCGGTCCACGGGGAGTGCGGTGAGCCGTCCGGGTTCCCGGCCCTCCGGATCTGCGGGCATGCGCCGTCCCCGGTCCAGCGCCGACGACTCCCCGGCGCCGGAAGCACCCACCAGGGCGGGTGACAGTACGGGCGGCGCCACCCGGTCCCGCCGAGGGGCCGGCCGGCACGGGACGAAGCAAGGCGAGACATGA
- a CDS encoding RecQ family ATP-dependent DNA helicase: MSNAELRTAADTVLARLVGAPAGDARLREDQWRAIEALVADKRRALVVQRTGWGKSAVYFVATALLREQGAGPTVIVSPLLALMRNQVEAAARAGIRARTINSSNTEEWDTIQDEVAASEVDVLLVSPERLNNPDFRDQVLPKLAAATGLLVVDEAHCISDWGHDFRPDYRRLRTMLADLPPGVPVLATTATANARVTADVAEQLGTGGSTDALVLRGPLDRESLSLGVLQLPDAAHRMAWLAEHLGELPGSGIIYTLTVAAAEEVTAFLRQSGHTVASYTGKTENADRQQAEEDLLANRVKALVATSALGMGFDKPDLGFVVHLGSPSSPIAYYQQVGRAGRGVEHAEVLLLPGKEDQAIWQYFASIAFPPEEQVRRTLDVLAQAGRPLSLPALEPLVELRRSRLETMLKVLDVDGAVHRVKGGWISTGDPWTYDTERYAWVAKQRAAEQQAMRDYVTTTGCRMEFLRRQLDDEGATPCGRCDMCAGPRFTDAVSSSSLDSARGELGRAGVEVEPRKMWPTGLPAVGVDLKGRIPAGEQATSGRALGRLSDIGWGNRLRPMLSPQAPDEPVPDDVAKAVVGVLADWAKGPGGWASGSPDAQPRPVGVVTMASHGRPRLIQSLGARIAEVGRLPLLGSIEYAPGAGAAQVSRSNSAQRLKALDGALVVPPGLAATLAQAQGPVLLVDDSTETGWTLAVATRLLRRAGAQGVLPLVLAVQG; this comes from the coding sequence ATGAGCAACGCAGAGCTGCGCACCGCGGCCGACACTGTCCTCGCCCGCCTCGTCGGCGCCCCGGCGGGTGACGCCCGGCTGCGCGAGGACCAGTGGCGAGCCATCGAGGCACTGGTCGCCGACAAGCGCAGAGCCCTGGTCGTGCAGCGCACCGGCTGGGGCAAGTCCGCCGTGTACTTCGTGGCGACGGCGCTGCTGCGGGAGCAGGGCGCGGGCCCCACCGTCATCGTCTCCCCACTCCTCGCCCTCATGCGCAACCAGGTCGAGGCGGCCGCCCGCGCCGGCATCCGGGCACGGACCATCAACTCGTCCAACACGGAGGAATGGGACACGATCCAGGACGAGGTGGCCGCGAGCGAGGTGGACGTCCTCCTGGTGAGCCCCGAGCGGCTGAACAATCCGGACTTCCGCGACCAGGTGCTGCCCAAGCTCGCCGCCGCGACCGGCCTCCTCGTGGTCGACGAAGCACACTGCATCTCCGACTGGGGACACGACTTCCGGCCGGACTACCGCCGGCTGCGCACGATGCTCGCGGACCTCCCGCCCGGCGTCCCGGTCCTCGCCACCACCGCCACGGCCAACGCGCGCGTGACGGCCGATGTCGCCGAGCAGCTGGGCACAGGTGGCAGCACGGACGCTCTCGTCCTGCGCGGCCCGCTGGACCGGGAGAGCCTGAGCCTCGGTGTGCTGCAGCTGCCCGATGCCGCACACCGGATGGCCTGGCTGGCCGAGCATCTGGGCGAGCTGCCCGGCTCCGGAATCATCTACACGCTCACGGTGGCCGCGGCCGAGGAGGTCACCGCGTTCCTGCGGCAGAGCGGGCACACAGTGGCCTCGTACACCGGGAAGACGGAGAACGCGGACCGGCAGCAGGCCGAGGAGGATCTGCTCGCCAACCGCGTCAAGGCCCTCGTGGCCACGTCGGCGCTGGGCATGGGCTTCGACAAGCCCGACCTCGGGTTCGTGGTGCACCTGGGGTCACCGTCCTCCCCCATCGCGTACTACCAGCAGGTCGGCCGTGCGGGGCGCGGGGTGGAGCATGCCGAGGTGCTGCTCCTGCCGGGCAAGGAGGACCAGGCGATCTGGCAGTACTTCGCGTCGATCGCCTTTCCTCCGGAGGAGCAGGTCCGGCGCACCCTGGACGTCCTCGCCCAGGCGGGCCGTCCGCTGTCGCTGCCCGCGCTCGAACCCTTGGTGGAGCTGCGCAGGTCACGGCTGGAGACGATGCTCAAGGTCCTGGACGTGGACGGCGCGGTGCACCGCGTCAAGGGCGGCTGGATCTCCACGGGCGACCCGTGGACGTACGACACCGAGCGCTATGCCTGGGTCGCCAAGCAGCGTGCGGCCGAGCAACAGGCGATGCGTGACTACGTGACGACGACCGGCTGCCGAATGGAGTTCCTGCGGCGCCAGCTGGACGACGAGGGAGCCACTCCGTGCGGTCGCTGCGACATGTGCGCTGGGCCCCGGTTCACCGACGCCGTCTCCTCGTCGTCCCTGGACTCCGCGCGTGGTGAGCTGGGCCGGGCGGGTGTCGAGGTCGAGCCCCGGAAGATGTGGCCGACGGGCCTGCCTGCGGTCGGTGTCGACCTGAAGGGGCGCATTCCGGCCGGTGAACAGGCCACTTCCGGGCGAGCCCTGGGACGGCTCTCGGACATCGGCTGGGGCAACCGGCTGCGGCCGATGCTCTCGCCCCAGGCCCCCGACGAGCCCGTTCCGGACGATGTGGCGAAGGCCGTGGTCGGTGTGCTGGCCGACTGGGCGAAGGGTCCCGGCGGCTGGGCTTCGGGAAGCCCCGACGCGCAGCCGCGCCCGGTCGGTGTCGTCACCATGGCCTCGCACGGCCGACCGCGCCTGATCCAGTCGCTGGGCGCACGGATCGCGGAGGTCGGACGCCTGCCCCTGCTGGGTTCCATCGAGTACGCCCCCGGAGCCGGGGCGGCGCAGGTGTCCAGGAGCAACAGCGCGCAGCGGTTGAAGGCCCTCGACGGGGCGCTTGTGGTGCCGCCCGGCCTGGCCGCCACGCTGGCCCAGGCCCAGGGCCCCGTCCTGCTCGTGGACGATTCGACCGAGACCGGCTGGACGCTGGCGGTGGCCACGCGCCTGCTCCGGCGGGCCGGTGCACAGGGGGTGTTGCCGCTGGTCCTTGCCGTGCAAGGGTGA
- a CDS encoding ribonuclease HII, which yields MPYEPPTHTVERSLRATTGAKVIAGVDEVGRGAWAGPVTVCAAVTGLRRPPEGLTDSKLLTVKRRTALAEILAKWVTSYALGHASPEEIDDMGMTAALRLAACRALEALPVRPDAVILDGKHDYLGDPWRVRTVIKGDQSCVAVAAASVIAKVQRDKMMAELGIDHADFGFAANAGYPSPVHKAALEMRGPTPYHRMTWAYLDALPQWRHLKKVRSWADGSVPEIEGQLGFDF from the coding sequence ATGCCGTACGAACCACCAACCCACACTGTCGAGCGCTCGCTGCGCGCCACGACCGGAGCGAAGGTCATCGCCGGTGTCGACGAGGTGGGCCGAGGCGCCTGGGCCGGCCCGGTCACCGTATGCGCGGCGGTCACGGGCCTGCGCCGCCCGCCCGAAGGCCTCACCGACTCCAAGCTCCTGACCGTCAAGAGGCGTACCGCGCTCGCCGAGATACTGGCGAAGTGGGTGACGTCGTACGCCCTCGGGCACGCCTCTCCGGAGGAGATCGACGACATGGGGATGACGGCCGCGCTGCGACTGGCCGCCTGCCGTGCCCTCGAAGCCCTGCCGGTGCGTCCCGACGCGGTCATCCTCGACGGGAAGCACGACTACCTCGGGGATCCCTGGCGGGTCCGTACGGTGATCAAGGGCGACCAGTCCTGCGTCGCCGTCGCGGCGGCCTCCGTGATCGCCAAGGTGCAGCGCGACAAAATGATGGCCGAACTGGGTATCGACCATGCAGACTTCGGTTTTGCGGCCAACGCCGGGTATCCGTCACCGGTGCACAAGGCCGCGCTGGAGATGCGGGGCCCCACCCCGTACCACCGGATGACGTGGGCGTATCTTGATGCGCTGCCCCAGTGGCGGCACCTCAAGAAGGTCCGCAGTTGGGCGGATGGAAGCGTTCCGGAGATCGAAGGGCAGCTCGGCTTCGATTTCTGA
- a CDS encoding TetR/AcrR family transcriptional regulator, translated as MVTSSWTAASAQAASPRRRGAVLERAILEAALDQLSTVGWNGLTMEGVAAGAQTGKAAVYRRWPSKEDLVADALQAGLPPFEDVPDMGSVRDDLLELCRRAREAMFSRPGFALRSVIHECDASQARRFQEIIFGGAVEPTIRLLGEVVDRGIRRGEVRPDAANSYVFDVIPAMMMYRSKVCASEWSERDIEEMIDRLMVPLLRPTSE; from the coding sequence ATGGTTACTTCGAGTTGGACGGCCGCCTCCGCTCAGGCGGCCTCCCCGCGCCGCCGTGGTGCCGTACTCGAACGTGCGATCCTCGAAGCCGCGCTGGATCAGCTCAGTACGGTCGGCTGGAACGGACTCACGATGGAGGGCGTCGCCGCCGGCGCCCAGACCGGCAAGGCCGCGGTCTACCGCCGCTGGCCGTCGAAGGAGGATCTGGTCGCGGACGCACTCCAGGCGGGGCTGCCGCCGTTCGAGGACGTACCGGACATGGGGAGCGTGCGGGACGACCTGCTGGAGCTGTGCCGACGTGCGCGCGAGGCGATGTTCTCGCGCCCCGGATTCGCGCTGCGCTCGGTGATTCACGAATGTGACGCGTCGCAGGCCCGGCGCTTCCAGGAGATCATCTTCGGAGGTGCCGTGGAGCCGACCATCCGGCTGCTCGGCGAGGTCGTCGACCGTGGAATCCGGCGGGGAGAGGTGCGGCCCGACGCGGCGAACTCGTATGTCTTCGACGTCATTCCGGCAATGATGATGTACCGGTCCAAGGTGTGCGCGAGCGAATGGAGCGAGCGGGACATCGAGGAGATGATCGACCGGCTCATGGTTCCGCTGCTGCGGCCGACGAGTGAGTGA